From the Clostridium cagae genome, the window TGTCACTGCACCTTCCATAAAAACTTCAGATATTCCTGGATAAGAAATTAATGTACTAGATATTAATCCACCTGTACATGATTCTGCACTAGATAAAGTTAATCCTCTATCTATTAGCATTTTTCCTAATACTTCTTCTATTTTTTCAACATTCATATTATAACCTCTTTATTCAAGATTTAAAGATTTTCTGTATGACTTCTATCATTTTTTGATAAAATATTAAAATTATCTTTATCTCTTACTATTTTGGTCAATGAAGCTTGACCATATACACCCTTAAGTTCTCTTTCAAATTCTGTAAAATAACTCATTATAACTTTCAAAGCCATTCCATGTGTTACTATTAAAATATTTTTATCTTTTTCCTTTTCTAAAATTGATCCTAACTTCTTAAATGTTCTATTCTTTACATCTAAAAGAGTTTCACCATCACTTCCTTTTACTTCATGATTTCCAGAAAACATTTCTTCTAAAAAATTATTTTCTCCAATCTTAGGTAAATCCTTTATATATTTTCCTTCATATTCTCCAAATCCAATTTCTTTTAATTCATCACAAGTCACTATTGGAGTATTGTTAGGTTCTGAT encodes:
- a CDS encoding histidine phosphatase family protein yields the protein MTTLFLTRHGETEWNIAGRLQGSKDSPLTERGLNQAKSLRDRLKNEKIDIIYASPIKRALDTAKIISEPNNTPIVTCDELKEIGFGEYEGKYIKDLPKIGENNFLEEMFSGNHEVKGSDGETLLDVKNRTFKKLGSILEKEKDKNILIVTHGMALKVIMSYFTEFERELKGVYGQASLTKIVRDKDNFNILSKNDRSHTENL